In Myxococcus stipitatus, the DNA window CTGGGTGGACCTGCACACGCCGTGGGGGTGGCTCGGCTCCGTCCTGGCGCTGGCGGTGCCGACCTCGCTGCTGGTGCACCACTTCGTGGAGACCCCGCTGCGAGGTCGGATGCGCAAGGCGCTTCAGCCCTGGGTGGACGCGGAGCGGGGCGCCGCCGAGTCGAGGCCCGTGGCGCCCGGCGCGTGAGCGTCAGTCGATGCCGCCCTCACGGGAGATGCCGCACTCGCGCTTGCCCTCGGGCGTCTCGATCTTCTTGCAGTCGCAGTTGGCGATCTTCGCCTCGCAGATCGTCTCGTCCTCGGGGGTGGGCTCCACGCGGCTCTCCTCGTCGGAGGCGTTGCGGAGGCACACTTCCTTCTCCACGGAGTTGATGGCGCAGTCGCACAGCTTCTCGGACAGCTCGCGGCAGGCCCCCTTGCAGCCGGCGAGGCCGGTCAGGGTGGAGCAGAGGAGGGCGGCGGTGACGAGGAGGCGGCGCATGGGTGCGGCGAACATGCCAGAAGGTCTTCCGGATGCAAGCCAACTCCGGACCCGGGCGTGCCCGGGAGGATGGCTGGCTGGGTGAGGCCCCGCACCGAGGGCGGAGGCGCCCCAGAGGTGGAGGTGAAGCGCGAGTCGTGGACACCCGCCACGGCCCGCATGCCCGCCGGCCCCTCGTCCCTCCGACCGTGGGCGCGCGCGGGGACAGGGGACGCTCCAGGTCGTGCCATACTCCCGGCCCCCGCCCCGAATGGCTTCCTCCCATCGCAGCAGCTCCCGGTATACCCGGCTCGCCGAAGTGGCGCTGATGGCGCTCGTCGTGGTGTGCCCGCTGGCGCTCGGGGGCGCGGCGAGGTGGGTGCACTGGCCCCTGGTGGGGCTGGCGGGCCTGGCGGCGGTGCTCGCGGGCGTGGGGGCCCGCAGGCAGGGGCAGTCGCCGCGCTTCCCGCTGCTCGCGGCGCCGTTGGCGGGCGGCGCGGTGCTGTGCGCGCTCCAACTGGTGCCACTGCCCGCGAGCGTGCTGGGCGTGGTGAGCCCGGAGGCCGCGGCGCTCCGGGAGTTCGCGCTGGAGCCGCTCGGACTGACGGGGGCCCGGCCCGTGTCGCTGGACCCGACCGCCACTTGGCGCGAGCTGGCCCGGCACCTGGCCTACCTGCTAGCCTTCCTCGCCGCAGTGCAGGTGTGCCGGGCCCGGGACAGCCGCAGGCGCCTGCTGGCGACGGTGCTCGTCACGGGCGCGGTCGTGGCCCTGGTGGGGCTGGGACACGCGCTCTTGGACGTGTCGTCGCTCTTCGGTTCGCGGCCCTGGGTGCACGCGCGGCCCCCGCTGGTGACGTTCTTCGGCAACCCGAACCACCTCGCGGGCTACCTGGGGCTGGCCGCCACGGTGGGCGTGGGGCTGGCGCTCACCGCCCGCCCGCGCGCGAGGGCGATGGCGTACGCGTTCGGAGCGGCCACCTGCGGCACGGGCGTGGTGCTGTCGCTGTCGCGGGGAGGCATCGCCTTCTTCGTCTTCGGGCAGGTGCTGCTGGCCGCGTGGCTGCTGTCCCGGCGTCGCGAGTCGTCCCGGCGCGCGGGCCCCGCCTGGGCGCGGAGCGCCGCCGCGCTGCTCGGCCTCTTGACGGTGCTGGCGGTGGGGGCGTACGTCGCGGCGGACGCGCTGTGGGCGGAGGCCCGGTCCGCGGGCGACGTGGAGGCGCTGCGCCGCTCGAAAGTGTCGCTGTGGCCGATGATGGCGGAGGCGGCGCGGACCTTCCCCGTGCTGGGCATGGGGCGAGGTGCCTTCGAGGCGGCCTTCCCGCGCTACCAGACGGAGCCCAACCCCAACACGCTCACCCACCCGGAGAACGCCGTGCTCCAGGTGGCGACGGAAATGGGCGTGCCGGGCCTCGTGCTGCTCGCCGTGGCGCTGTGGGGCTTCGCGCGGCTGGTGCGCCGCGAGCACCTGGACACGCTGGAGCTGTCGGCGCTGGCGGGCGTGGCGGCGCTGGCGCTGCATGACCTGTTCGACTTCAGCCTGGAGCTGCCCGCGTGCGCCGTCGCGGCGCTGGTGGTGCTGGGGGCCGTGGCCCGGCCGCGCGCGCGCGAGCGGCGACAGGCCGGGTTCTCGCCCTCCGTGCCGGTGCTCGTGACGGCGGGGGCGCTCACGGTGGTGGGGCTCGTCGCGCTGGTGCCCGGGCGGCACCGGGTCGCGGACGCGGAGCGCGCGCTGGCGGAGCTCGTCGTGTCCGGCGCGCCCATCGAGGCCGTGCGCGAGCAGGGGCTGGCGCTCGTCGACCGGCACCCCGCGGACTATCTGCTGTACCGGCTGCTGGCCTCCGCGGAGGCGGCGCGGGGCCCGAAGGGCGCGGGGGACGCGCTCTCCTTCGTCAACCGCGCGCTGTACCTGGCGCCCTGGGACGCCGTGTCCCACCGGGTGGCGGCGCGCGCGCTGCTGACGCTCCACCGCCGCGCGCAGGGCTTCCTGGAGTACCGGCTGGCGCACGAGGCGGGGGACACGGGCATCCTCCAGGCCGAGGCCGTGCTCCGGGCCCGCACGGTGGAGGAGCTGGTGGCGCTGACGTCGGACTCGCCGGAGGCGGCGGACCGGCTGCTGGCGTCGCTGTCCGACGTGCCGGCGCGTCACGCGCTGGCGCTGGAGTACGGGGCCTGGGCGCGCGAGCACTTCGCGGGCCGGCCGGGCGAGGCCTCGCTGTGGGTTCGCGAGGCGCGGCTGCGGATGTGGCGCAAGGAGTTCGCCGAGGCGGAGGCGGCGTGCGCGCGGGTGGAGGCGCTGGCGCCGGACGCGCGGGACACGGCGCTGCTGCGCGCGGAGGTGCTGCGGGCCCAGGGGCAGGGTGGCGCGGCACTGCAGGTGGTGGAGCGGCTGGTGTCGCGCCAGCCGGGCGACGTGGAGGTGGCCTTCACGCTGGCGGGCTGGCAGCTCGACGCGGGCCTGGTCCGGCGCGCCCGCGACACCCTCCAGGCGGTGGGGCCCTTCCTCTCCGACTATCGCCAGCGCGCGCGGCTGTTGTCCCTGGAGGCGGCCTGCCTGGAGCGGGAGGGGCTGCTGTCGCGCGCGGTGGAGCGCCGGCAGACGGCGGCGCGGCTGGTGCCTTCGCCGGAGGCGCACTTCGCCGTGGCGCGGCTGCAGGAGGCCCTGCGCCGGTACGACGCCGCGTCGCGCTCGGTCCACGAGGGCCTGCGGCTGCTGCCCCCCGAGGGGCGCGAGGCGGCCCGGGCGTGGGCGGCGCGGCTCGAGGCCGCGGAGCGCGAGCGCGTGGACCAGCGGCGCCAGGAGCTGATGGACGACCCGAACGCCCAGGAGCTCCAGCACCTGCTGGGAGACCCGGAGCGCCCCGCCGTCGAGCCCTGAGCGCGTTCGCCGGAAGGGAGCGTCATGCGGGCATGGGCGTCTCCACCTCCATCAGCACTGGCGTCACCGGCTCCACGTCGCGCGGGGCGCGCAGCCGCTCCTCGATGAACGACGCGACCAGGGGCCACTCCAGCGTGGCGAAGTCCTGGAAGCGCATCTCCAGGGCCTCCTCGTGCGAGCCGGCGCGGAAGAGCACGTGTTCGGCCAGGCTGAGTGATTCGTCCACCGCCACGGGCAGGCCATAGAGCTCGCCGAACGGCGGCTCCGCTCCCAGCTCGCAGTCGGGGAAGCGCCTGGAGAACTCCTGCTCGGTGGCCAGGCGCACGTGTCGGGCGCCGAGCATCTCGCGCAGCCGCGGCAGGTCCACGGTGCTCGCCGCGGGCACCACCACAATCCAGGGCTGTCGATCCGCCATGACGATGACGGACTTGGCGACCCGCCACCCGGAGACGTGGAGCACCTGCGCCAGTTCCTGCGCGCTCACGGCCCGCGGGTGCCAGTACCGCTCGTACAGAATCCGGTTTCGTCGCAGATACTGCTGAATCGATGCGGGAATCATGGGGACATCACCTCCTCGCTGGAAAAGGTGTGTCACCCGGACGACTTCGACCACGGAGCCCCACCCTCCCCGAGGTCGGAGAGGCCCTCCGGGCGCACGCCGCCCCGGGAGTGGGGCGGGCGGGCTGCGACCTACCGCTGGAAGTCGTAGACGCTGCCGAGCTTGAGGATGCGGGTGAGCTCGTCGAGCGCCGTCATCGTCTCGCGGGCGAGCTGCGGGTCCTGGAGGTCCTTGGCGCGCAGCACGTCGCGGTAGTGGCGGCGCACCCAGGCGGCGAGCGAGTCGTGCAGGGCGGGCGTGTAGAAGACGTCCGCGCGGATGGCGCGGCGCTCCGTGTCCGTCAGCCACACCCGCTGGCGCAGGCACGCGGGGCCGCCGCCGTTGTTCATGGACTGGCGCACGTCCAGGTAGTGCACGGCCTTCACCGGCGTGTCCTCGGCGACGACGCGCTCCAGGAAGCCGCGCGCGGCGGGCGTCTCGCGGCTCTCCAGCGGCGCGACGATGGCCATGGTGCCGTCGGGGAGCGTGAGCACCTGCGAGTTGAAGGGGTACGCCTTCACCGCGTCCTTGGGGGGCAGCTCCGCGCTGCTGGCCACCACCGCGCGGAAGTCCGGGCCCAGCTTCTCGCGCAGCACCTGGAGCAGGCCCGGGTGGTCCACGAAGGCCAGCTCGTGGAGCATGAGGAAGCGCTCGTTGCCCACCGCCATGACGTCCGTGTGGAAGGCGCCCGCGTCGATGCCGTCCGGGTGCTGCCGGGGGAAGAGCACCGCCTTGGGGTCGAGCTGGTGCAGCCGCGCCAGCGCCTGGCTCGCCTCCAGCGTCTGCCGGGCGGGGAAGCGCTTGGGCCCCGGCACCTCCTGCCACGCGCTGCGGCCCCAGGCCAGCAGGTGCACCGCGGGGTGACCCGGAGTGGCCAGGCGGGTGTGGTTGGCCGCGCCCTCGTCCGCGAAGTGGCTGCCCTGGGGCAGCGGGGCGTGGACGGCGAAGTGCTTCTCGTCCGCGAAGATGGCCTTCAGCACCGCGTGCGTGGTGTCCGCCTCCAGGGCGCGGTGGAACATCTGCGACAGGTTGGCCGGCGTCAGGTGCACGCGGCCGTCCGCGGTGTCCGCGCTGGGCGCCACCGTGGCCGCGTTGGCCGTCCACATGGCGGAGGCGCTGGAGGTCAGCCGCAGCAGGTGCTCGGCGTCGCGCGCCGCGCGGGTGATGACCTCCTCGTCGGAGCCGGTGAAGCCCAGGGCCCGCAGCATGCGCAGCGACGGGCGCGGCTGGGGCGGCAGCACCGCCTGCCCCACGCCCAGGCTGGACACGAAGCGCATCTTCTCCAGGCCCTGGAGCGCCGCCTCCCGGGGATGGCTGGCCTCTCCGACATGGCTCTGCGACGCCAGGTTTCCAGGCGACAGGCCGGCGTAGTTGTGGGTAGGACCGACGAGCCCGTCGAAGTTGTATTCGCGCATGGGATATGGAACGGCTGTGGAGCGTCCACCCTTAGCAAAGCGCCTGAAACGTTTCCTCCGGTACGTGCTCATCCGGGGCGTCCTGTTGTGCCTTCAACCCCTGCCCCTGTCGTGGGCCCGGGCCCTGGGGGCCTGGCTGGGCGGGCTGGCCTACACCGTGGCGGGGGGCGAGCGCCGCAAGGCGTTGAAGTCCCTGTCCGTGGCCTTCCCGGAAAAGTCCGACGCGGAGCGGCGGACCCTGGCCCGCGCGTGCTTCCGGCACCTGTCCGCCGCGGCGCTGGAGGTGGCCTGCACGCAGTCCCTGGACCGGGGGCTCGAGGGGCTGGTGTCCTGGCCGGACGAGGACCGGAAGGTGCTGGACACGGCGCTGGCGCGGGGCAAGGGCGTCGTCTTCGTCACCGGCCACGTGGGCAACTGGGAGCTGCTCGCCCGCCGGGTGGCGCGCGCCGGCTACCCCAGCCAGAGCATCGCGAAGGAGACGTCCGACCCCCGCCTGACGGGGCTGGTGGAGCGCTTCCGCGCCCGGGGCGGCGTGCGGAGCATCTGGCGCGGCCAGGACGGCGCCGCGCGGGCCATGCTGCGGGCCCTGCGAAGTGGGGAAATCCTGGGCATCCTGATCGACCAGGACACCAAGGTGCAGTCCGTCTTCGTGCCCTTCTTCGGGAAGCTGGCCTCCACGCCCCGGGCGGCGGCGGACCTGGCGGTGCGCACGGGCGCGTCCGTGGTGGCGGGCTTCTGCCACCGCGTCGAGGGAGGGGGCTACCGGCTGTCGATGGAGGAGGTCTGCCTGCCGGAGGTGGAGGACCGCGAGGAGGCCGCCGTGGCGCTCACCGCGGCGCTGTCCGAGCGCATCGAGGCGGCCATCCGGCGCACACCCGAGCAGTGGGTGTGGATGCACCAACGGTGGAAGACGCGCCCACCCGCCGCGCTTCCCGAGGCGCCACGGGCCGCCTCCGGGTGATAGAAGGCCCCCCGTGTCGCGCACGCTCGTCGCCAGCCTCGTCGCCAGCCTCGTCGCCGCCTGTTCCTCCCGTCGTCCGGGGGAGGGGGCGGAGCAGGAGCCCCCAC includes these proteins:
- a CDS encoding lysophospholipid acyltransferase family protein gives rise to the protein MERPPLAKRLKRFLRYVLIRGVLLCLQPLPLSWARALGAWLGGLAYTVAGGERRKALKSLSVAFPEKSDAERRTLARACFRHLSAAALEVACTQSLDRGLEGLVSWPDEDRKVLDTALARGKGVVFVTGHVGNWELLARRVARAGYPSQSIAKETSDPRLTGLVERFRARGGVRSIWRGQDGAARAMLRALRSGEILGILIDQDTKVQSVFVPFFGKLASTPRAAADLAVRTGASVVAGFCHRVEGGGYRLSMEEVCLPEVEDREEAAVALTAALSERIEAAIRRTPEQWVWMHQRWKTRPPAALPEAPRAASG
- the astB gene encoding N-succinylarginine dihydrolase, whose translation is MREYNFDGLVGPTHNYAGLSPGNLASQSHVGEASHPREAALQGLEKMRFVSSLGVGQAVLPPQPRPSLRMLRALGFTGSDEEVITRAARDAEHLLRLTSSASAMWTANAATVAPSADTADGRVHLTPANLSQMFHRALEADTTHAVLKAIFADEKHFAVHAPLPQGSHFADEGAANHTRLATPGHPAVHLLAWGRSAWQEVPGPKRFPARQTLEASQALARLHQLDPKAVLFPRQHPDGIDAGAFHTDVMAVGNERFLMLHELAFVDHPGLLQVLREKLGPDFRAVVASSAELPPKDAVKAYPFNSQVLTLPDGTMAIVAPLESRETPAARGFLERVVAEDTPVKAVHYLDVRQSMNNGGGPACLRQRVWLTDTERRAIRADVFYTPALHDSLAAWVRRHYRDVLRAKDLQDPQLARETMTALDELTRILKLGSVYDFQR
- a CDS encoding O-antigen ligase family protein, encoding MASSHRSSSRYTRLAEVALMALVVVCPLALGGAARWVHWPLVGLAGLAAVLAGVGARRQGQSPRFPLLAAPLAGGAVLCALQLVPLPASVLGVVSPEAAALREFALEPLGLTGARPVSLDPTATWRELARHLAYLLAFLAAVQVCRARDSRRRLLATVLVTGAVVALVGLGHALLDVSSLFGSRPWVHARPPLVTFFGNPNHLAGYLGLAATVGVGLALTARPRARAMAYAFGAATCGTGVVLSLSRGGIAFFVFGQVLLAAWLLSRRRESSRRAGPAWARSAAALLGLLTVLAVGAYVAADALWAEARSAGDVEALRRSKVSLWPMMAEAARTFPVLGMGRGAFEAAFPRYQTEPNPNTLTHPENAVLQVATEMGVPGLVLLAVALWGFARLVRREHLDTLELSALAGVAALALHDLFDFSLELPACAVAALVVLGAVARPRARERRQAGFSPSVPVLVTAGALTVVGLVALVPGRHRVADAERALAELVVSGAPIEAVREQGLALVDRHPADYLLYRLLASAEAARGPKGAGDALSFVNRALYLAPWDAVSHRVAARALLTLHRRAQGFLEYRLAHEAGDTGILQAEAVLRARTVEELVALTSDSPEAADRLLASLSDVPARHALALEYGAWAREHFAGRPGEASLWVREARLRMWRKEFAEAEAACARVEALAPDARDTALLRAEVLRAQGQGGAALQVVERLVSRQPGDVEVAFTLAGWQLDAGLVRRARDTLQAVGPFLSDYRQRARLLSLEAACLEREGLLSRAVERRQTAARLVPSPEAHFAVARLQEALRRYDAASRSVHEGLRLLPPEGREAARAWAARLEAAERERVDQRRQELMDDPNAQELQHLLGDPERPAVEP
- a CDS encoding aminoacyl-tRNA deacylase produces the protein MIPASIQQYLRRNRILYERYWHPRAVSAQELAQVLHVSGWRVAKSVIVMADRQPWIVVVPAASTVDLPRLREMLGARHVRLATEQEFSRRFPDCELGAEPPFGELYGLPVAVDESLSLAEHVLFRAGSHEEALEMRFQDFATLEWPLVASFIEERLRAPRDVEPVTPVLMEVETPMPA